The following proteins are co-located in the candidate division KSB1 bacterium genome:
- a CDS encoding aldehyde dehydrogenase family protein, with the protein MALKVVSNTLYSTDPRTGDTISEFSATNPEDIPEIFERAKSAFKTWSDLTLKTRLELFRKAYRQFYLYQDEVAQLISQETGKPLAEAYSSEILPILDCFKYYLKNIPKFLKSHRTGSLNPLFKLRRGLVKYEPLGVIAVISPWNFPFLLAMQHIIPAILAGNAVIHKPSELTSLTGLKILEIFDRAYLPKNVLNIVTGLSDVGQALVKSKFDKIMFTGSTEIGKKVYQAAADNLVPVNMELGGSDPMIVLEDANIERAVNATVWGAFSNAGQACLSVERLFVHESILEVFCEKLGEKTRELMAKPDCETDIDLSCLINDRQFEKICSYIEDASDKGATVLFGGKPLKDLGDLYFEPTVLTNVNSHMDVVKNEIFGPVITATPFITEDEAIFLANDSSFGLSASVWTQDLKRGVKIANQIHAGSVIVNDLQIHIAQMEAPYTGFKTSGIGVSHGPWGVMEVVRPKYINTDRLIARSVLKLFSKDFVNNNIWWYKYSEKLVNDLRVFNDFLHGDSIWRKIKAIPATIKALFRKNYI; encoded by the coding sequence ATGGCCTTAAAAGTTGTATCAAATACGTTATATTCTACTGACCCGAGAACCGGGGACACTATCTCAGAGTTTTCAGCAACCAATCCGGAAGATATTCCTGAAATTTTCGAAAGGGCAAAATCCGCTTTTAAGACCTGGTCCGATTTAACGCTTAAGACTCGTCTTGAACTTTTCAGAAAGGCTTATCGCCAATTTTATCTTTATCAAGATGAAGTTGCTCAACTAATCTCACAAGAAACCGGTAAACCTCTCGCTGAAGCGTACTCAAGCGAAATTTTACCGATTTTAGATTGCTTCAAATACTATTTGAAGAATATTCCGAAGTTTTTGAAAAGCCACCGAACCGGTTCTTTAAATCCATTGTTTAAATTGAGAAGGGGATTGGTGAAATATGAACCACTTGGCGTTATCGCAGTTATTTCGCCATGGAATTTCCCTTTTCTTTTGGCGATGCAGCACATCATACCGGCGATTTTAGCTGGCAACGCTGTTATCCACAAGCCTTCAGAGCTTACATCGCTAACAGGTCTGAAAATTCTCGAAATATTTGATCGAGCTTATCTGCCGAAAAATGTTTTAAATATTGTAACTGGATTATCTGACGTTGGACAGGCTTTAGTTAAATCGAAATTTGACAAAATCATGTTCACCGGAAGTACGGAAATTGGCAAAAAAGTATATCAGGCTGCGGCTGATAATTTGGTTCCGGTCAATATGGAATTAGGTGGTAGCGACCCAATGATTGTTCTCGAAGACGCCAACATTGAACGAGCAGTTAACGCAACTGTATGGGGCGCTTTTTCTAATGCCGGACAAGCCTGTCTTTCTGTCGAACGGCTCTTTGTCCATGAATCGATTCTTGAAGTGTTCTGTGAGAAACTCGGTGAGAAGACGCGTGAGCTTATGGCAAAGCCAGATTGTGAAACTGATATTGATCTATCGTGCCTCATTAATGACAGGCAATTTGAAAAAATTTGCTCTTACATTGAAGATGCATCTGATAAAGGGGCCACGGTACTTTTCGGCGGAAAACCGCTCAAGGATTTAGGTGACCTTTACTTTGAGCCTACCGTTTTAACAAATGTAAATTCGCATATGGATGTTGTTAAGAACGAGATTTTCGGGCCTGTAATTACAGCGACGCCGTTTATTACTGAAGATGAGGCAATCTTTCTGGCAAACGATTCTTCATTTGGACTTTCGGCCAGTGTTTGGACACAAGACTTAAAAAGAGGAGTCAAAATTGCGAACCAAATTCACGCTGGCAGTGTGATCGTCAATGATTTACAGATCCATATTGCTCAAATGGAGGCGCCATATACAGGCTTCAAGACCAGTGGTATAGGTGTTAGTCACGGACCTTGGGGAGTTATGGAAGTTGTGCGGCCAAAATATATCAATACAGACCGTTTAATCGCAAGGTCAGTTTTGAAACTTTTTTCTAAAGATTTTGTGAACAATAATATTTGGTGGTACAAATACAGCGAAAAATTAGTGAATGATTTAAGAGTTTTTAATGATTTTTTACATGGTGACTCCATTTGGCGAAAAATAAAGGCAATTCCGGCAACAATTAAAGCTTTGTTTAGAAAGAATTATATTTGA
- a CDS encoding oxidative damage protection protein, with the protein MAKVKCSRCQQEKEGLSEAPFNNELGQKVLEQTCDECWKAWVGQQLMLMNEYRLDPLNDEHSKFLDDEMVKFLALS; encoded by the coding sequence ATGGCAAAGGTTAAATGTTCGAGATGCCAACAAGAGAAAGAAGGTTTATCAGAAGCGCCCTTTAATAACGAATTAGGCCAAAAAGTTCTTGAGCAAACGTGTGATGAGTGCTGGAAAGCATGGGTTGGTCAGCAGTTAATGCTGATGAACGAGTACCGGCTGGATCCACTTAACGACGAGCACAGCAAGTTCTTGGACGACGAAATGGTTAAATTCCTCGCTCTGAGCTGA
- a CDS encoding BamA/TamA family outer membrane protein, whose product MKVITGLMTVILFATLFTTNLFSQLDLDRSDQETLDRVKEKYLDDRGRMEIKYFSGNKVIKKKERLPYHVVVVRGDLTIRGEIEGSAVALFGDVRVKSSGCVDGDVISVDGWIDQSGNAWVKGDALEISSRSLKRHHTGYSNREIRRTRSYSRRSFRRDSRYRHGISFQNYWSVNELDNFILRYNRVEGGFIGFREPRDHYHNWRMGHLNPFGEIGYGFENKDLRYQIGGQLSTLSSLNLFLGGEYHDFTDTQDAWLVSESENSANALFVKKDFLDYYRRKGFSFFAVQEFTRDFKVKVEYRNDDYSNMLNTSNWSLFRGGHDFRLNPLINEGNMRSLIFSVNLDTRYDARVPESGWYLNGTAEFAGQVAGQELNGDFNFDRYIIDLRRYQTLSYFESLDFRLRVGSGRGNVPEQFLFDLGGISTLPGYHFKEFTGDRMVMFNSEYRTDGEFLFDDIWFLNLFHYILFANTGLAWFAQDTSSPLNFDNFEFSDLKTDVGIAIANRDGDMRVNFAHRLDGGGLNVSFRIHRNF is encoded by the coding sequence ATGAAAGTAATAACGGGCTTGATGACTGTGATTCTTTTTGCCACGCTTTTTACCACCAATCTTTTTTCACAATTAGACCTTGACAGAAGCGATCAAGAGACTCTCGACCGGGTCAAGGAAAAGTATCTGGATGATCGCGGTCGGATGGAAATTAAGTACTTTTCGGGTAACAAGGTTATCAAAAAAAAGGAAAGGCTGCCTTATCACGTTGTTGTAGTCCGGGGCGATTTGACAATCCGGGGCGAAATAGAAGGAAGCGCAGTCGCTCTTTTTGGCGATGTCAGAGTGAAATCGAGCGGGTGTGTCGATGGCGATGTGATTAGCGTTGACGGTTGGATAGATCAATCCGGAAATGCTTGGGTCAAAGGTGACGCTTTGGAGATATCTTCGAGAAGTTTGAAGCGCCACCACACCGGATATTCCAACCGTGAGATCCGTAGAACGAGGAGCTATTCCAGAAGATCATTTCGGCGAGACAGCCGCTACAGACATGGCATTTCGTTTCAAAATTACTGGTCGGTGAACGAGCTCGACAATTTTATTCTCAGGTATAATAGAGTGGAGGGCGGTTTTATTGGCTTCCGCGAACCCCGGGATCATTACCATAATTGGAGGATGGGACACTTAAACCCTTTCGGGGAAATAGGTTATGGGTTTGAGAATAAGGATTTGCGCTACCAAATTGGTGGGCAGCTCTCTACTTTAAGTTCGCTCAATTTATTCTTAGGCGGCGAATATCACGACTTCACGGATACCCAGGATGCGTGGTTGGTTTCGGAAAGTGAAAACAGCGCAAACGCACTTTTCGTAAAAAAAGACTTTTTAGATTACTATCGAAGAAAAGGGTTTAGTTTTTTCGCTGTTCAGGAATTCACTCGCGATTTTAAAGTCAAAGTGGAATACAGAAATGATGATTACTCGAATATGCTCAATACGTCGAACTGGTCATTGTTCAGAGGAGGGCATGACTTCAGATTGAATCCCCTGATTAATGAAGGAAATATGCGCAGTTTGATTTTCAGTGTTAATTTGGATACCCGCTACGACGCCAGAGTTCCGGAAAGTGGCTGGTATTTAAACGGCACCGCCGAATTTGCCGGCCAGGTTGCCGGTCAGGAATTAAATGGTGATTTTAACTTCGATCGCTATATTATCGACTTGCGTAGATATCAGACGTTGAGTTACTTCGAAAGTCTCGATTTTAGGCTTCGAGTTGGATCAGGTCGGGGAAATGTTCCTGAACAATTCCTTTTTGATTTAGGAGGTATTTCTACTTTGCCCGGCTATCATTTCAAAGAATTCACCGGCGACCGGATGGTGATGTTTAATTCTGAATACAGAACAGACGGCGAATTCCTTTTTGATGATATTTGGTTTCTGAACCTTTTTCACTATATTTTGTTCGCAAATACCGGGCTTGCCTGGTTTGCTCAAGACACCTCTTCGCCCCTTAATTTCGATAATTTTGAATTCTCCGATCTTAAAACCGACGTTGGGATTGCCATTGCCAACCGAGACGGCGATATGAGGGTTAATTTTGCCCATCGCCTGGATGGCGGTGGCCTCAATGTTTCATTTAGAATTCATCGAAATTTTTAA
- a CDS encoding RluA family pseudouridine synthase encodes MQEENYFEVVIPSQQGKQRLDKFLTQQIASVSRARLQKLIREDLVKVNGQPAKASHLVSPGEKVEVCVPKPTPVDILSEDIPLNIIYEDEHLLVLNKISGMVVHPAFGNYTGTLVNALLYHCGDLSSIGGRQRPGIVHRLDKDTSGLMVVAKNDAAHQSLSSQFKQKETEREYQAICWGRFKKRKGKIETFIARSPKDRKRMTVQLSGKLAITNYQVLETHWVHSLVKLNLKTGRTHQIRVHLSYLGYPVFGDAEYGGRNRQLGNLPNDEREFASKLLLKMDRQALHAKVLGFIHPSKNEFMRFDSDLPEDMKLLLESIRNQRK; translated from the coding sequence ATGCAAGAGGAAAATTACTTTGAAGTAGTTATCCCGTCTCAACAGGGAAAACAACGCCTTGATAAATTCCTAACTCAGCAAATCGCTTCGGTTTCCCGGGCGCGTTTGCAAAAATTAATTCGGGAAGATTTGGTTAAGGTGAATGGCCAGCCTGCCAAAGCCAGCCATCTTGTTTCGCCCGGCGAAAAGGTTGAGGTCTGCGTTCCCAAACCCACTCCGGTTGATATCCTCTCGGAAGATATTCCGTTAAATATTATTTATGAAGATGAGCACCTGTTGGTTTTAAATAAAATCTCTGGAATGGTCGTCCACCCGGCGTTTGGCAACTATACGGGTACACTTGTGAATGCTCTGCTTTATCATTGCGGCGATCTCTCGTCAATCGGAGGTCGGCAACGACCCGGAATCGTCCACCGGCTTGATAAAGACACATCCGGATTAATGGTGGTTGCAAAAAACGATGCTGCCCACCAAAGTCTTTCCAGTCAATTTAAGCAGAAGGAAACGGAACGGGAATATCAAGCCATCTGCTGGGGGAGATTTAAAAAGAGGAAGGGCAAGATAGAAACGTTTATTGCGCGAAGCCCTAAAGATCGAAAGCGAATGACTGTGCAGTTGTCCGGTAAGTTAGCGATTACGAATTATCAAGTTCTGGAGACGCATTGGGTACATTCCCTCGTCAAGCTAAATTTGAAAACCGGGCGAACCCATCAAATCAGGGTGCATCTTTCATATCTCGGTTACCCGGTTTTCGGCGATGCAGAATATGGCGGTCGCAACAGGCAATTGGGAAATTTACCCAACGATGAACGGGAGTTTGCCAGCAAGCTTCTTCTAAAGATGGACCGGCAAGCTTTGCACGCAAAAGTGCTTGGGTTTATTCACCCCTCCAAAAATGAATTCATGCGATTTGATTCGGACCTGCCTGAAGATATGAAACTTTTGCTGGAAAGTATCCGTAATCAAAGAAAGTGA
- a CDS encoding NTP transferase domain-containing protein gives MGLNLHEDSYSICTPSTHTSSLNSGSSFNDNQKITKAVIIAAGNGSRLEGYQNGCPKPLVKVGGMPLLQRVILSAKRIGITEFVIILGYQAARIRKTINSKKLGVKITWVRNLDWRKPNGVSVLKAEKFVDGRFLLFMSDHVFNVNILEKLKSVQLGKECGLLCVDYALNTVHNLDDATKVRTVDNQLLDLGKSLTDFNAIDVGIFIHTPLIFDALRRSQEQGDYSLSGGVRVLAEEGRMCSFNIGDSFWQDVDTVPDIQYAESLLLRATRSSRDGIVAKRLNRAISTRVSKWLIKTPITPNQISLFNLILMIFGAWFISFGKPLNTIIGGIVFQLTSILDGCDGEVAQVKLKDSKTGALVDTLTDQLSYIVFIVGATVGAYNASNDTVVFWVAGFSLALIAVALRFSLLYIKKKGSTSLKDFDQDIGSFKYPNQQVWYLKFFGIIHQLGRRDAWSFAGFLIMLGGSITVFFWGLMAVLNMLGVGIIITAGTLLSQRHGVNAFSPIKRLYNQFSRWFSSPEIELQPENKISE, from the coding sequence ATGGGCTTGAATCTGCACGAAGATTCTTATTCTATTTGTACGCCTTCTACACATACCTCATCCCTCAATTCAGGATCCTCTTTCAATGACAACCAGAAGATAACCAAAGCAGTCATTATAGCTGCTGGCAATGGAAGTCGGCTGGAGGGTTATCAAAATGGTTGTCCCAAGCCTCTTGTAAAAGTTGGCGGGATGCCCCTGCTTCAAAGAGTCATTTTGTCGGCAAAGAGGATTGGAATTACTGAATTCGTCATTATTTTGGGGTACCAGGCAGCACGGATTCGGAAGACAATAAACTCAAAGAAATTAGGGGTGAAAATTACCTGGGTCCGCAACCTTGATTGGCGTAAACCGAATGGTGTTTCAGTTCTGAAAGCTGAAAAATTTGTAGATGGCAGATTTCTGCTGTTTATGTCCGATCATGTCTTTAATGTCAATATTCTTGAAAAACTCAAAAGTGTTCAGCTGGGCAAAGAATGTGGCCTGTTGTGCGTGGATTACGCTCTCAATACAGTTCATAATCTTGATGACGCAACTAAAGTTAGGACAGTTGACAATCAGTTACTAGATTTAGGGAAAAGTCTGACAGATTTTAACGCGATTGATGTTGGTATATTCATCCATACGCCACTTATATTTGATGCACTAAGACGAAGCCAGGAGCAAGGAGACTATTCATTGTCCGGTGGTGTTCGAGTATTGGCGGAAGAAGGCAGAATGTGCTCGTTCAATATAGGGGACTCGTTTTGGCAGGATGTAGACACAGTACCTGATATTCAGTACGCAGAATCTTTATTGTTACGAGCAACTCGCTCTTCTAGGGACGGTATCGTTGCCAAACGATTGAATAGAGCAATTTCAACTCGAGTTAGTAAGTGGCTGATTAAAACTCCGATTACACCCAATCAAATTTCCCTATTTAACCTAATTTTGATGATCTTCGGTGCCTGGTTTATTTCATTTGGCAAACCGTTAAATACTATTATCGGGGGAATCGTTTTTCAACTAACTTCGATTTTGGATGGCTGTGACGGCGAAGTTGCTCAAGTAAAGTTAAAAGATTCAAAAACTGGTGCATTGGTAGATACTTTAACGGATCAGCTTTCTTATATTGTATTCATTGTAGGCGCAACAGTTGGTGCTTATAATGCGTCTAACGATACAGTTGTTTTCTGGGTAGCCGGATTTAGCCTGGCTTTAATTGCAGTAGCTCTCAGGTTTAGTCTGCTCTATATCAAGAAAAAAGGTTCTACCAGCTTAAAAGATTTTGATCAGGATATTGGCTCTTTTAAATATCCAAACCAGCAAGTCTGGTACTTGAAGTTTTTTGGGATTATTCACCAATTAGGAAGAAGAGATGCCTGGTCATTTGCAGGCTTTTTAATCATGCTTGGGGGAAGTATCACCGTCTTTTTTTGGGGGTTGATGGCGGTTTTGAATATGTTGGGTGTCGGTATCATCATAACTGCCGGGACTTTACTTTCACAACGTCATGGTGTGAATGCTTTTAGCCCTATAAAAAGACTGTATAACCAATTTAGCCGTTGGTTTAGCAGTCCTGAAATTGAATTGCAACCTGAAAACAAAATTTCAGAGTAG
- the lspA gene encoding signal peptidase II, with protein sequence MKVFLISIIVVILDQITKLSVRYSFEYGIPHNIIGDWVRLTYIENPGMAFGIQVGGQPFFTIFAVIATVIIFIYILKARNEKMSLNFALAMILGGAIGNLIDRFLYGKVVDFVDVGFGNARWPIFNVADSAVTIGMMILIVFVVFDKSSKQTDETTEVAAEKRA encoded by the coding sequence GTGAAAGTTTTTTTGATTTCTATAATTGTTGTTATTCTCGATCAAATTACCAAGCTATCAGTGCGATATTCATTTGAATACGGTATCCCCCATAATATAATTGGCGACTGGGTACGCCTGACATATATTGAAAATCCCGGAATGGCTTTCGGCATTCAAGTCGGTGGCCAGCCCTTTTTTACCATTTTTGCAGTAATCGCTACGGTCATAATTTTCATTTACATTCTGAAGGCCCGTAACGAAAAAATGTCTCTGAATTTTGCACTCGCAATGATTTTAGGCGGTGCTATCGGTAATTTGATTGATCGGTTTCTTTATGGTAAAGTAGTCGATTTTGTCGATGTTGGTTTTGGAAATGCCCGTTGGCCGATTTTTAATGTGGCGGATAGTGCCGTAACAATCGGGATGATGATACTAATCGTATTTGTCGTGTTTGATAAAAGTTCCAAACAGACGGACGAAACCACAGAAGTAGCCGCCGAAAAAAGAGCATAA
- a CDS encoding DUF4097 family beta strand repeat protein, with amino-acid sequence MRIKIFHIFCSFFLATSLIAGTHREKFQETYSFEKGSELIVDNTNGSVYVESWDRNEVRVEAEKIVKARSRRQAEEIMERVRIEVKQGRNYLEIRTKYPKRRGGFWDSVFGNGVSISVKYRILVPNETNMDISTVNGKVGITDVAGNIRVKTTNGGIEVREGKGSVQAKTTNGGIDVELLEFEEDEDMNFRTTNGSIRVYFPENLRADIDARTTNGSIRTDFPIEVRGKFSKRRLKGKINGGGGRIVLHTTNGGIKILEQ; translated from the coding sequence ATGCGAATCAAAATCTTTCATATTTTCTGTAGTTTTTTTCTCGCCACTTCTTTAATTGCGGGAACTCATCGGGAAAAGTTTCAAGAAACCTACTCATTCGAAAAAGGAAGTGAGTTGATTGTTGATAATACGAATGGCAGCGTATATGTCGAGTCCTGGGACAGAAATGAAGTGCGGGTCGAGGCGGAAAAGATAGTTAAAGCTCGCAGCCGCCGGCAGGCTGAGGAAATCATGGAGCGGGTTCGAATTGAAGTTAAGCAGGGTCGAAACTACCTTGAAATTAGAACCAAATATCCTAAACGTAGGGGTGGCTTTTGGGATTCAGTATTTGGCAATGGAGTCAGTATAAGTGTAAAATATCGAATTTTAGTACCAAATGAAACCAACATGGACATCTCCACAGTCAATGGCAAAGTTGGGATCACGGACGTTGCCGGAAATATTCGAGTGAAGACAACCAATGGCGGCATCGAAGTCCGCGAGGGCAAAGGAAGTGTTCAAGCGAAAACCACGAATGGTGGTATCGATGTGGAATTATTAGAATTTGAAGAAGACGAAGATATGAATTTCCGAACGACCAACGGTAGTATCAGAGTGTATTTTCCGGAAAATCTCCGAGCTGATATTGACGCGAGAACGACGAACGGTTCGATTCGAACTGATTTTCCCATTGAGGTCCGGGGCAAATTCAGCAAGAGAAGACTCAAGGGTAAAATAAATGGTGGTGGCGGAAGAATCGTTTTGCACACAACCAATGGCGGGATAAAAATTTTAGAGCAGTAA
- a CDS encoding DUF4097 family beta strand repeat protein, with product MKTKNVFCLFTCTLFFCQSLLGGELKSEEEKTFKMKSGGSITIIGDEGSIRIQSWDKQEVYLKITKRVWDRNSRRAEEIMENLEVEIEHSDNRLYIREIDVDKHFRFSNIFHSDKWRRHSEHQVDYDLTVPREINLKIENDEGNVEITGITGSLRLRLDEGDVILNNLESSKIDVALDEGDLVCKNARGASSTLFVNIDEGSVRLSNCEFAVIDLESDEGDFILNGLVIKDGDLQSDEGDIEADFSLLANGRCKIRTDEGDIFIRVPEDFNAQLRFQAREGRIRTDFPVSVRRWGDEGEKLDDVLGEGLARLSVYTEEGNITFKKN from the coding sequence ATGAAAACAAAAAATGTCTTCTGCTTATTTACCTGTACCCTCTTTTTCTGCCAAAGCCTTTTAGGCGGTGAACTAAAATCTGAAGAAGAAAAAACATTTAAAATGAAGTCAGGCGGCTCAATCACAATCATTGGCGATGAGGGAAGCATTAGGATCCAATCTTGGGATAAACAAGAAGTTTATTTAAAAATAACCAAACGAGTTTGGGATCGAAATAGTCGACGAGCTGAAGAAATAATGGAAAATCTTGAAGTTGAGATTGAACACTCAGACAACCGTCTCTACATTCGGGAGATTGATGTTGACAAGCATTTTAGGTTCTCGAATATCTTCCACTCTGACAAATGGCGCCGGCACTCCGAGCATCAAGTGGATTATGATTTGACGGTACCCAGGGAAATTAATCTTAAGATAGAAAATGATGAAGGCAACGTGGAGATTACAGGAATCACCGGCAGTTTGAGACTCCGGCTTGATGAAGGCGATGTTATTTTGAATAACTTGGAATCCTCAAAAATCGATGTCGCTCTTGACGAGGGTGATTTGGTTTGTAAAAATGCCCGGGGAGCTTCCTCAACGCTGTTTGTGAACATTGACGAGGGCTCGGTTCGATTAAGCAATTGCGAATTTGCAGTCATTGATCTGGAAAGCGACGAAGGTGATTTTATTTTAAACGGACTGGTGATCAAAGATGGCGATCTTCAATCAGACGAAGGGGATATTGAAGCAGATTTTTCCCTTTTGGCCAATGGCAGGTGTAAGATACGCACCGATGAAGGCGATATTTTCATTCGCGTGCCGGAAGATTTTAATGCTCAACTTAGATTTCAGGCGCGCGAAGGCAGGATCCGAACTGACTTCCCGGTTTCGGTAAGAAGGTGGGGAGATGAAGGCGAAAAATTAGATGACGTTTTAGGTGAAGGCCTGGCTCGATTAAGTGTTTACACTGAGGAAGGAAATATAACATTCAAGAAGAATTGA
- a CDS encoding TraR/DksA C4-type zinc finger protein → MTKKDLKKFKKLLLEKRDEMLKDLGQLKDREMASTLKDASGENSAYSFHMADVGTDNMEREKAFFFATREGKFLNHIEEALQRVESGDYGNCIDCERPIPQERLVAVPTATRCVPCKGKADG, encoded by the coding sequence ATGACAAAGAAGGACCTGAAAAAATTCAAGAAACTGCTTCTCGAAAAGAGGGACGAAATGCTCAAGGATTTAGGGCAATTAAAAGACAGAGAAATGGCATCGACTTTAAAAGACGCTTCCGGGGAGAATTCTGCCTACTCCTTTCATATGGCGGATGTGGGAACCGATAATATGGAACGTGAAAAGGCTTTCTTTTTTGCGACTCGAGAGGGGAAATTTCTCAACCACATTGAGGAAGCCCTGCAACGAGTTGAAAGCGGTGATTATGGCAATTGTATTGATTGCGAGAGGCCTATTCCTCAGGAAAGATTAGTGGCGGTGCCGACTGCGACAAGATGCGTTCCCTGTAAGGGAAAGGCAGACGGATAA